From a region of the Haloferax volcanii DS2 genome:
- a CDS encoding Ig-like domain-containing protein translates to MDFRGDERAVTVQIGAVLLFGIIIISMSTYQATVVPNQNEQVEFLHNEEVHDQFESLRGAIIESSAETTARPSTVSLGTRYPSRTLFVNPGPVSGTLQTRELGSLTVTNVETTEAETSDYVNGGLSYETKSLEYRPDYNVLQSAPTTVYENTVSYNRFDTGYEGTLNDGQSLINGRTISLVLLQGDYSENGVGSATVDAQAVSPATRTVPVTGDASGNVTISVPTELSEDAWRELLAEGNDDYVHSVDRSGDRVEIEMQGEEGGDSVTYDLRVGAVEVGSGVDEPAAYYLTVVEGASPRSIGSGDTETLTFEVRDRYNNPVSGVSVNFSASGGSISIDPEGPTTDSEGRIRVTVTGESAGTAEVLGSFDDATFTPSTRQDAGVEVSVSSGEAAESGGVGGLLYENDAVARDGDDSFSTPGGVEFSLRNVGSDSVELLSVVVNPHDDSIDGLSDRVDGGDDDPGETELYVESPSGDALVDYQITQNEFVDVPEDGLAIDIDESGDIGGSNPVVGSGESARFYVYEFYDTGRFGGTNVDMTGEWLSVRVTYRLPSGLVDAKTFSFEANAQPEGGVNAPPTPRTTGPYSVPEGESIQLDGSGSSDSDGSITSYSWSITDDPTGQASLSNPSSARPTFNAPDSVSGDTDVTVELTVTDDDGATSRRTTTVTVTDSTSSPQPSISMRVDDLTDIRPNSPEFVVSYDIGNTNNSFERVEVQLDSTESFASDSEQQTAPRGSVRLQTTYGARQTFEVTVDVIYDGPNGEYVARSQTVTDAADARNRNGNDDLALGSSASINSLDIQDRTNTGNNDVWYRADYDVSSGDFSRVELVALNLNSNGATDTRLRTDRSRNNADIINGLDGAQADYRVGMLVYDDTGAVVDIQTVDDTADGTDP, encoded by the coding sequence ATGGACTTTCGGGGGGACGAGAGAGCGGTCACTGTCCAAATCGGCGCAGTACTGCTGTTCGGTATCATCATCATCTCGATGTCGACGTACCAAGCGACCGTCGTCCCGAATCAGAACGAACAGGTCGAGTTCCTCCACAACGAAGAGGTTCACGACCAGTTCGAGTCGCTTCGCGGTGCCATCATCGAAAGCTCGGCAGAGACGACCGCCCGTCCGTCGACGGTGTCGTTGGGGACTCGGTATCCGAGTCGGACGCTGTTCGTCAATCCCGGCCCCGTCTCGGGGACGTTGCAGACGCGGGAACTCGGCAGTCTCACCGTCACGAACGTCGAGACGACGGAAGCCGAGACGAGCGACTACGTTAACGGCGGCCTCTCGTACGAGACCAAATCGCTCGAATACCGGCCGGACTACAACGTTTTGCAGTCGGCCCCGACGACCGTGTACGAGAACACCGTCTCGTACAATCGGTTCGACACCGGGTACGAGGGGACGCTCAACGACGGACAATCACTCATCAACGGCCGGACGATTTCGCTCGTTCTCCTCCAAGGCGACTACTCCGAAAACGGCGTCGGCTCCGCGACCGTCGACGCGCAGGCGGTCAGCCCCGCGACGCGGACCGTTCCGGTGACTGGGGACGCGTCGGGGAACGTGACCATCTCCGTGCCGACGGAGCTGTCCGAGGACGCGTGGCGTGAGCTTCTCGCAGAGGGGAACGACGACTACGTCCACAGCGTGGACCGTTCCGGCGACAGGGTCGAAATCGAGATGCAAGGGGAGGAAGGTGGCGACAGCGTGACGTACGACCTCCGCGTCGGAGCGGTCGAAGTGGGGTCGGGCGTCGACGAACCGGCCGCGTATTACCTGACGGTCGTCGAAGGAGCCTCGCCTCGAAGCATCGGGTCGGGAGACACCGAGACGCTCACCTTCGAAGTTCGGGACCGATACAACAACCCCGTCTCCGGGGTCTCGGTGAACTTCTCTGCGAGCGGTGGTTCGATCTCAATCGACCCGGAGGGACCGACGACCGATTCCGAGGGTCGAATTCGCGTGACGGTGACGGGTGAGTCGGCGGGAACCGCCGAGGTGCTCGGCAGCTTCGACGACGCGACGTTCACTCCGAGCACGCGACAGGACGCGGGTGTCGAAGTCAGCGTGTCGAGCGGGGAGGCCGCCGAGAGCGGCGGCGTCGGCGGCCTGCTCTACGAGAACGACGCGGTCGCCCGCGACGGCGACGATAGCTTCTCGACGCCGGGTGGCGTCGAGTTCTCGCTGCGGAACGTCGGCTCCGACTCCGTCGAACTCCTGAGCGTCGTGGTGAACCCGCACGACGACAGCATCGATGGACTCTCAGACCGGGTCGACGGCGGGGACGACGACCCCGGCGAGACGGAGTTGTACGTCGAGTCACCGAGCGGCGACGCCCTCGTCGACTACCAGATTACCCAGAACGAGTTCGTCGACGTGCCCGAAGACGGGCTCGCAATCGACATCGACGAGAGCGGTGACATCGGCGGGTCGAACCCCGTCGTCGGCAGCGGCGAGTCCGCGCGGTTCTACGTGTACGAGTTTTACGATACAGGTCGCTTCGGCGGCACGAACGTCGACATGACCGGCGAGTGGCTCTCCGTTCGCGTGACCTACCGCCTCCCGTCGGGCCTCGTCGATGCCAAGACGTTCTCGTTCGAAGCCAACGCTCAGCCGGAAGGCGGCGTGAACGCCCCGCCGACCCCTCGGACGACGGGGCCGTACAGCGTCCCCGAAGGCGAGTCGATACAGCTCGACGGCTCCGGGAGTTCGGACAGCGACGGGTCGATTACCAGTTACAGTTGGTCCATCACCGACGACCCGACGGGGCAGGCGAGCCTGTCGAACCCCAGTTCCGCGCGGCCGACGTTCAACGCGCCCGACAGCGTCTCGGGCGACACCGACGTGACCGTCGAACTGACCGTGACCGACGACGACGGGGCGACGAGTAGGAGAACGACGACCGTGACCGTCACGGACAGCACGTCGTCTCCGCAGCCATCCATCTCGATGCGGGTTGATGACCTCACCGACATCCGCCCAAATAGTCCTGAATTCGTCGTCTCGTACGACATCGGGAACACGAACAACTCCTTTGAGCGGGTCGAGGTCCAACTGGATTCGACTGAGAGCTTTGCTTCAGATTCCGAGCAGCAAACAGCACCAAGGGGCAGCGTTCGATTGCAAACTACATATGGAGCGAGACAGACATTCGAAGTCACGGTCGACGTGATTTACGACGGGCCGAACGGCGAATACGTCGCGAGGTCTCAGACTGTGACCGACGCCGCCGACGCACGGAACCGGAACGGAAACGACGACTTGGCGCTTGGAAGTAGTGCATCCATTAACTCTCTCGACATCCAGGACCGGACAAACACCGGGAATAACGATGTCTGGTATCGCGCCGACTACGACGTGTCCTCGGGCGACTTCAGTCGGGTCGAACTGGTGGCGCTCAATCTCAACAGCAACGGAGCGACCGACACGAGACTACGTACTGACCGGAGCCGTAACAACGCAGACATCATCAACGGGTTGGACGGTGCTCAGGCAGACTACCGGGTCGGAATGCTGGTATACGACGACACCGGTGCCGTCGTCGACATCCAGACGGTTGACGATACCGCAGATGGAACTGACCCATAG
- the hmgB gene encoding hydroxymethylglutaryl-CoA synthase has translation MTSVGIDAMEIWTGKLVLDLPNTFAPVKGEDPEKYTKGLGLHTSSFPDVYEDIVTMGANAAKKLMDRKGLTPADIGRIDVATESAFDNSKPVSTYIAGCLEQVYDGDFRHANKGERKFACIAGTQSLDDAYNWIKAGRNRGRAALVIATDTALYERGDPGEATQGAGAVAMLIDEDPDLVELSTEQGYGSMDETDFLKPNQQFPSVDGKRSMQVYLARMREALEDYESVAGRTHPDLFEYIPFHTPFPGMVRKAALLGFRHMTRDTDIEDDLESEIGRQPREEDFETWDDYEEAIRGYMDELKTTEQYRDWYGRVIEPTLDISSRVGNWYTGSVHIARLSALKAAADEGKDMTGKQLLVGSYGSGAQAEIHAERVQETWLDEIEAVDVDDQLAARTEISFDDYELIHDVHNHEKEIEVEEFTQPEAEFVFTGWGRMNERRYEYVE, from the coding sequence ATGACTTCCGTCGGCATCGACGCCATGGAGATTTGGACGGGCAAACTCGTGTTAGACCTCCCCAACACCTTCGCGCCGGTGAAGGGCGAAGACCCGGAGAAGTACACGAAGGGCCTCGGTCTCCACACGTCGTCGTTCCCGGACGTGTACGAGGACATCGTCACGATGGGGGCGAACGCCGCCAAGAAACTGATGGACCGAAAGGGCCTCACGCCCGCGGACATCGGCCGCATCGACGTGGCGACAGAGTCCGCGTTCGACAACTCCAAACCGGTGTCGACGTACATCGCCGGCTGTCTCGAACAGGTGTACGACGGCGACTTCCGCCACGCCAACAAGGGCGAGCGCAAGTTCGCCTGCATCGCCGGCACCCAGAGCCTCGACGACGCCTACAACTGGATTAAAGCGGGTCGCAACCGCGGGCGCGCGGCGCTCGTCATCGCAACCGACACCGCCCTCTACGAGCGCGGCGACCCCGGCGAGGCGACGCAGGGCGCGGGCGCGGTCGCGATGCTCATCGACGAGGACCCGGACCTCGTCGAACTCTCGACCGAGCAGGGCTACGGCAGTATGGACGAGACGGACTTCCTCAAGCCGAACCAGCAGTTCCCCTCGGTGGACGGCAAGCGCTCCATGCAGGTGTATCTCGCTCGGATGCGCGAGGCGCTCGAAGACTACGAGAGCGTCGCGGGTCGCACCCACCCCGACCTGTTCGAGTACATCCCGTTCCACACGCCGTTCCCCGGCATGGTCCGGAAGGCGGCGCTTCTGGGCTTCCGCCACATGACCCGCGACACCGACATCGAAGACGACCTCGAAAGCGAAATCGGCCGCCAGCCCCGCGAGGAGGACTTCGAGACGTGGGACGACTACGAGGAGGCCATCCGCGGCTACATGGACGAACTGAAGACGACCGAGCAGTACCGCGACTGGTACGGTCGCGTCATCGAGCCGACGCTCGACATCTCCAGCCGCGTCGGCAACTGGTACACCGGCTCGGTCCACATCGCCCGACTGTCTGCCCTGAAGGCCGCCGCGGACGAAGGTAAAGATATGACCGGCAAGCAGCTGCTCGTCGGCTCGTACGGCTCCGGCGCGCAGGCCGAGATTCACGCCGAGCGGGTCCAAGAGACGTGGCTCGACGAAATCGAGGCCGTGGACGTGGACGACCAGCTCGCGGCCCGCACCGAGATTTCTTTCGACGACTACGAGCTCATCCACGACGTGCACAACCACGAAAAGGAAATCGAGGTCGAGGAGTTCACCCAACCCGAAGCCGAGTTCGTCTTCACGGGCTGGGGGCGGATGAACGAGCGCCGCTACGAATACGTCGAATAA
- a CDS encoding metal-dependent hydrolase, with protein MPSTLVHVAVGGLVGAGLLGRWFDARSVGVALVAAAVPDLDSFTSTHLPGSHRALLHTLLLPLVLAALVAYDTRMRDPERSAIRGRWGARGVAVAWVGVAALLCGGIFPDLFTNGVNAFYPLHDAFYSISGRAEWSSTRGFVQTFVELRPASPPPTTETLHYSTVVDPSPGAEPENVERVAPLASSGTELMLVVLGAGVVGGRLLSERLRGPAGEPAE; from the coding sequence ATGCCATCGACCCTCGTCCACGTCGCCGTCGGCGGACTCGTCGGTGCCGGCCTCCTCGGTCGCTGGTTCGACGCCCGGTCGGTCGGCGTCGCGCTCGTCGCTGCCGCGGTTCCCGACCTCGATTCGTTCACCAGCACGCACCTGCCCGGGAGCCACCGCGCGCTCCTCCACACGCTGTTGCTCCCGCTCGTCCTCGCCGCGCTCGTGGCCTACGACACGCGGATGCGGGACCCCGAACGCTCCGCGATTCGCGGTCGCTGGGGCGCTCGGGGGGTCGCAGTCGCGTGGGTCGGCGTCGCCGCGCTCCTCTGCGGCGGCATCTTCCCCGACCTGTTCACCAACGGTGTCAACGCCTTCTACCCGCTTCACGACGCGTTCTACTCGATTAGCGGGCGCGCCGAGTGGTCGAGCACGCGCGGGTTCGTCCAGACGTTCGTCGAGCTACGGCCCGCGTCGCCTCCGCCGACGACGGAGACGCTCCATTACAGCACCGTGGTCGACCCGTCGCCGGGCGCGGAACCCGAGAACGTCGAGCGGGTGGCCCCACTCGCCTCGTCGGGGACGGAACTGATGCTCGTCGTGCTCGGCGCGGGCGTGGTCGGCGGACGGCTCCTGTCGGAGCGGCTTCGCGGGCCGGCGGGCGAACCGGCTGAGTGA
- a CDS encoding helix-turn-helix domain-containing protein, translating into MTAAPRDDLARRIAGEITLSDDPGATLRKWRTDFDISQTALAEQLDVSSSVVSDYESGRRESPGIGVIRRMVEALLDIDEARGGSRIRQYARVLSAGFESDIVQDLREYPTSIPLNSFYDAIGATPIVDGDQDRISGHTVINSIQAITRLSSEEFYRLYGQSTSRALVFTGVTRGESPLVAMRVVTPTPNAVVLHGLSKDDLWEHAPALATIDGFALAVTDRDLDEMLEDLRKLP; encoded by the coding sequence ATGACCGCGGCACCGCGCGACGACCTCGCCCGCCGCATCGCGGGCGAGATTACCCTCTCGGACGACCCCGGCGCGACGCTCCGGAAGTGGCGGACCGACTTCGACATCTCCCAGACGGCGCTCGCCGAGCAGTTGGACGTGTCGTCGTCGGTCGTCTCCGACTACGAGAGCGGCCGCCGCGAGAGCCCCGGCATCGGCGTCATCCGCCGGATGGTCGAAGCGCTCCTCGATATCGACGAGGCCCGCGGCGGCAGTCGCATCCGGCAGTACGCCCGCGTCCTCTCGGCCGGCTTCGAGAGCGACATCGTCCAGGACCTCCGGGAGTACCCCACGTCGATTCCGCTCAATAGCTTCTACGACGCCATCGGCGCGACCCCCATCGTCGACGGCGACCAAGACCGCATCAGCGGCCACACCGTCATCAACAGCATTCAGGCAATCACGCGGCTCTCCTCCGAGGAGTTCTACCGGCTCTACGGGCAGTCGACGAGTCGGGCGCTCGTGTTCACCGGCGTCACCCGCGGCGAGTCGCCGCTCGTCGCCATGCGCGTCGTCACGCCGACGCCGAACGCCGTCGTCCTCCACGGCCTCTCGAAGGACGACCTCTGGGAGCACGCGCCCGCGCTCGCCACCATCGACGGCTTCGCCCTCGCCGTGACCGACCGCGATTTAGACGAGATGCTCGAAGACCTGCGGAAGCTCCCCTGA
- a CDS encoding DUF2150 family protein, with protein sequence MTEAEERYYSPERWQNWLTRVEEEDLDLESEETGRLLMNIQNDAAIAIAKILTAYDDDTLGEEEALDELSTVHDIVMAEPEFETENEEAEILVGSVQTSLSCAFFAAEEFIVAGPAELEDDMDAYIRAAADAEAADDLDSALGYIVQVGTRVIDGEDLDIEVLDELEFGLVTEWVNGLDSLQSGLSEPEVVEEED encoded by the coding sequence ATGACCGAGGCCGAGGAACGATACTACTCGCCGGAACGCTGGCAGAACTGGTTGACGCGCGTCGAAGAAGAGGACCTGGACCTCGAAAGCGAGGAGACCGGCCGTCTCCTGATGAACATCCAGAACGACGCGGCCATCGCCATCGCCAAGATTCTGACCGCCTACGACGATGACACGCTGGGCGAAGAAGAGGCGCTCGACGAGCTGTCGACCGTCCACGACATCGTCATGGCCGAACCCGAGTTCGAGACGGAGAACGAGGAGGCCGAAATTCTCGTCGGGAGCGTCCAGACGAGCCTCTCGTGCGCCTTCTTCGCCGCCGAGGAGTTCATCGTCGCCGGCCCCGCCGAACTCGAAGACGACATGGACGCCTACATCCGCGCCGCCGCGGACGCCGAGGCCGCCGACGACCTCGACAGCGCGCTCGGCTACATCGTCCAGGTCGGCACCCGCGTCATCGACGGCGAGGACCTCGACATCGAGGTGCTCGACGAACTCGAATTCGGGCTCGTCACCGAGTGGGTCAACGGTCTCGACAGCCTCCAGAGCGGCCTCTCGGAGCCCGAAGTCGTCGAAGAAGAAGACTGA
- a CDS encoding replication factor C large subunit, translating into MVDWTEKYRPSTLSEVRGNNKARDALAEWAKTWDDHREAVVVHGSPGIGKTSAAHALAADMGWETVELNASDQRTGDVIERFAGRAAKNATLAGSSAGTSTRQLVILDEADNIHGNYDRGGASAVTRLVKSSSQPIVLIANEFYDMSRGLRNACQEIEFRDVSARSIVPVLRDICRKEGLEFESDALDRIAEMNSGDLRSAVNDLQAIAEGREKITEEDVVMGDRDRSVGLFEFLDAVLKEESAQDALYTAYDVDETPDDLTKWVEDKVSLVYEPDELARAYDFLANADRWLGRVRATQNYSYWRYATDNLAAGVAASRDRTRGGWTRYGGAPYRSTRDKTRDTVVRKIAQNGGFSMATARREALPYLSAITHHCKPRELTVAMAAYYEFDESHVSFVTGSGETTNKVQSIVEDAGELREELVEEHAAGAFAGMEGVSVDDDAAADDGGDGTDDVLDRDADTDADESAESDDSDAATDDGQSGLDDFF; encoded by the coding sequence ATGGTAGACTGGACGGAGAAGTACCGCCCATCGACGCTCTCCGAGGTCCGCGGCAACAACAAGGCCCGCGACGCCCTCGCGGAGTGGGCCAAGACGTGGGACGACCACCGGGAGGCCGTCGTCGTCCACGGGAGCCCGGGCATCGGAAAGACCTCCGCGGCCCACGCGCTCGCCGCCGACATGGGCTGGGAGACGGTCGAGTTGAACGCGTCGGACCAGCGGACCGGCGACGTCATCGAACGCTTCGCCGGCCGCGCCGCGAAGAACGCGACGCTCGCCGGTTCCTCCGCGGGCACGTCCACCCGGCAGTTGGTCATCCTCGACGAGGCCGACAACATCCACGGCAACTACGACCGCGGCGGGGCCAGCGCCGTCACCCGCCTCGTCAAGTCGTCGAGCCAGCCCATCGTCCTCATCGCCAACGAGTTCTACGACATGAGCCGCGGGCTCCGGAACGCCTGTCAGGAAATCGAGTTCCGCGACGTGTCCGCCCGCTCTATCGTCCCCGTCCTCCGCGACATCTGCCGCAAGGAGGGACTGGAGTTCGAGTCCGACGCGCTCGACCGCATCGCCGAGATGAACAGCGGCGACCTCCGGTCGGCCGTCAACGACCTCCAAGCCATCGCCGAGGGCCGCGAGAAAATCACCGAAGAGGACGTGGTCATGGGCGACCGCGACCGATCTGTCGGCCTGTTCGAGTTCCTCGACGCCGTCCTCAAAGAGGAGTCCGCGCAGGACGCGCTGTACACCGCCTACGACGTGGACGAGACGCCCGACGACCTCACGAAGTGGGTCGAGGACAAGGTGTCGCTCGTCTACGAACCCGACGAACTCGCCCGCGCCTACGACTTCCTCGCCAACGCCGACCGCTGGCTCGGCCGCGTGCGCGCCACGCAGAACTACTCCTACTGGCGCTACGCGACCGACAACCTCGCCGCCGGCGTCGCGGCCTCCCGCGACCGAACCCGCGGCGGGTGGACCCGCTACGGCGGCGCGCCCTACCGCTCGACCCGCGACAAGACCCGCGACACCGTCGTCCGGAAAATCGCGCAGAACGGTGGCTTCAGCATGGCGACCGCCCGCCGCGAGGCCCTGCCGTACCTCTCGGCCATCACCCACCACTGCAAGCCCCGCGAACTGACCGTCGCCATGGCCGCCTACTACGAGTTCGACGAGTCGCACGTCTCCTTCGTCACCGGGAGCGGCGAGACGACGAACAAGGTCCAGTCAATCGTCGAGGATGCCGGCGAACTCCGCGAGGAACTGGTCGAGGAACACGCCGCCGGCGCGTTCGCCGGCATGGAAGGCGTATCCGTCGACGACGACGCCGCGGCCGACGACGGTGGCGACGGAACGGACGACGTACTCGACCGCGATGCCGACACCGACGCCGACGAGTCGGCCGAAAGCGACGACTCCGACGCCGCGACCGACGACGGGCAGTCCGGTCTCGACGACTTCTTCTGA
- a CDS encoding zinc-binding dehydrogenase, whose amino-acid sequence MRAAVLREHGEPLDVTEVPDPTCDADGVVVEVEACGICRSDWHSWMGHGEWADDAVPSGQILGHEPAGRVVEAGDRVETIREGDRVALPFNLACGSCGYCQTGHGNVCTGDHPHALGFEPAAQGAFAELVHLPSADYNAIQLPEDVLPTDVAALGCRFMTAYNALDARAGLRAGQWVAVHGCGGVGLSTIQVANVLGARVVAVDVRESALDAAADLGADAVVDGSAEDPVDAIRGLTDGGAHVSLDALGVAETCRNSVRSVRPRGSHVQVGLTTEAEKGNVSLPTDWMTRHEVSFLGARGMPPTNADDLLSLLASDAVDPGSLVTKTVSLDEVPERLAAMTDYDTVGVEVMVP is encoded by the coding sequence ATGAGAGCCGCAGTCCTCCGCGAACACGGTGAACCGCTCGACGTGACGGAAGTACCCGACCCGACGTGCGACGCCGACGGCGTCGTCGTCGAAGTCGAGGCCTGCGGTATCTGCCGGAGCGACTGGCACTCGTGGATGGGGCACGGCGAGTGGGCCGACGACGCGGTCCCGTCCGGGCAGATTCTCGGCCACGAGCCCGCCGGCCGCGTCGTCGAGGCCGGCGACCGCGTCGAGACGATTCGGGAGGGCGACCGCGTCGCCTTACCCTTCAATCTCGCCTGCGGTTCGTGCGGCTACTGCCAGACCGGCCACGGCAACGTCTGTACGGGCGACCACCCCCACGCCCTCGGCTTCGAACCCGCCGCCCAGGGCGCGTTCGCGGAGTTAGTACATCTCCCGTCCGCCGATTACAACGCGATTCAGCTCCCCGAGGATGTCTTACCGACCGACGTGGCCGCGCTCGGCTGTCGGTTCATGACGGCGTACAACGCCCTCGACGCCCGTGCCGGCCTCCGCGCGGGGCAGTGGGTCGCCGTCCACGGCTGCGGCGGCGTCGGCCTCTCGACGATTCAGGTGGCGAACGTCCTCGGCGCGCGCGTCGTCGCGGTCGACGTGCGCGAGTCCGCGCTCGACGCCGCGGCCGACCTCGGCGCTGACGCCGTCGTCGACGGCTCCGCGGAGGACCCGGTTGACGCCATCCGCGGACTGACCGACGGCGGGGCGCACGTCTCGCTCGACGCGCTCGGCGTCGCGGAGACCTGCCGGAACTCGGTTCGTTCGGTCCGGCCGCGGGGCTCGCACGTACAGGTCGGGCTGACGACCGAGGCCGAAAAGGGGAACGTGTCGCTGCCGACCGACTGGATGACGCGACACGAGGTGTCGTTCCTCGGCGCGCGCGGGATGCCGCCGACGAACGCCGACGACCTGCTCTCGCTGCTCGCGTCGGACGCTGTCGACCCCGGGTCGCTCGTGACGAAAACCGTCTCGCTCGACGAGGTGCCCGAGCGACTGGCCGCGATGACCGACTACGACACCGTCGGCGTCGAAGTGATGGTTCCGTAA
- a CDS encoding GNAT family N-acetyltransferase, with the protein MFPDEIVTPRLRLRALSRAVVDPLDAYDHFAASRSDTIEEETKFVTWGPHETPKETLEFLERAEEGHESAENAVYAVFPRDGEDGAGEFAGTAGFNPEWDKRRAVFGMWLRKEFWGRGYSGERAAAFFAAVFDVLDLDVALAYAMPENEASCRAIEKYTDRFGGGEDGLFPNETVDADGTPRDVRGWSVTREQWETATDGDYDAEFRWSLDPDDVR; encoded by the coding sequence ATGTTCCCCGACGAAATCGTCACCCCGCGGCTCAGGCTCCGCGCCCTGTCGCGGGCGGTCGTCGACCCGTTGGACGCCTACGACCACTTCGCCGCCTCGCGGTCGGACACCATCGAAGAGGAGACGAAGTTCGTCACGTGGGGCCCCCACGAGACGCCCAAGGAGACGCTGGAGTTCCTCGAACGGGCCGAAGAAGGCCACGAGTCCGCGGAAAACGCCGTCTACGCCGTCTTCCCCCGCGACGGCGAGGACGGCGCGGGCGAGTTCGCCGGCACCGCCGGGTTCAACCCCGAGTGGGACAAGCGCCGGGCCGTCTTCGGGATGTGGCTCCGCAAGGAGTTCTGGGGCCGCGGCTACTCCGGCGAGCGGGCGGCCGCGTTCTTCGCCGCGGTCTTCGACGTGCTCGACCTCGACGTGGCGCTCGCGTACGCCATGCCCGAAAACGAGGCGTCGTGTCGAGCAATCGAGAAGTACACCGACCGCTTCGGCGGGGGAGAAGACGGCCTGTTTCCCAACGAGACCGTCGACGCCGACGGCACCCCGCGCGACGTTCGCGGCTGGTCCGTGACCCGCGAACAGTGGGAAACCGCCACCGACGGCGACTACGACGCCGAGTTCCGCTGGAGCCTCGACCCCGACGACGTTCGCTGA
- a CDS encoding amino acid ABC transporter ATP-binding protein, with protein MSLLEFDEVNKYFGDTHVLKDVDLNVEEGEVCVVIGPSGSGKSTLLRCANRLEEIQGGEIRLEGQSISAADADINRLRQRIGMVFQSFNLFPHKTARENVTLAPTKVKGLKKGDAERRADELLDRVGLGAQSNSYPNQLSGGQQQRVAIARALAMDPHVMLFDEVTSALDPELVGEVLDVMHDLADEGMTMLVVTHEMGFAREVGDRIVLMADGEVVEDSPPEVFFENPKTDRGKQFLSKLL; from the coding sequence ATGAGTCTGCTCGAATTCGACGAGGTGAACAAGTACTTCGGCGACACGCACGTCCTGAAAGACGTCGACCTGAACGTCGAGGAGGGCGAAGTGTGCGTCGTCATCGGCCCCTCGGGGTCCGGAAAGTCGACGCTGCTTCGCTGTGCGAACCGCCTCGAAGAGATTCAGGGCGGCGAGATTCGCCTCGAAGGCCAGTCCATCTCCGCGGCCGACGCTGACATCAACCGCCTGCGCCAGCGCATCGGCATGGTGTTCCAGAGCTTCAACCTCTTTCCCCACAAGACGGCGCGGGAGAACGTGACGCTCGCACCCACGAAGGTGAAAGGGCTCAAGAAAGGAGACGCCGAGCGCCGCGCCGACGAACTGCTCGACCGCGTCGGCCTCGGCGCGCAGTCGAACTCCTACCCGAACCAACTGTCCGGCGGCCAGCAACAGCGCGTCGCCATCGCCCGCGCGCTCGCCATGGACCCCCACGTGATGCTGTTCGACGAGGTCACGAGCGCGCTCGACCCCGAACTCGTCGGGGAGGTGCTCGACGTGATGCACGACCTCGCCGACGAGGGCATGACGATGCTCGTCGTCACCCACGAGATGGGCTTCGCCCGCGAGGTGGGCGACCGCATCGTCCTCATGGCCGACGGCGAAGTCGTCGAGGACTCGCCGCCCGAGGTGTTCTTCGAGAACCCGAAGACCGACCGCGGCAAGCAGTTCCTCTCGAAACTGCTCTGA
- a CDS encoding GNAT family N-acetyltransferase: MSETPDGVEVRPYEPGDAAAFWELKRGFELGLGAGTGGDDKLSTYEAKLTDDYRERYLSWVERCATDDPGCVVVAEAVSDGGQSGKSEDATLVGYAFALPEEMTFIWDAAVLNELFLDADYRGSGAADELMDAVLAHARSQDLPLDRIVLDVDEANGRARAFYERYGFDHWGELVARDL, from the coding sequence ATGAGCGAGACACCGGATGGCGTCGAGGTGCGGCCGTACGAACCGGGCGATGCGGCCGCGTTCTGGGAACTGAAGCGCGGATTCGAACTCGGTCTCGGCGCGGGGACCGGCGGCGACGACAAGCTTTCCACGTACGAGGCGAAACTCACGGACGACTACCGCGAGCGATATCTCTCGTGGGTCGAGCGCTGTGCGACCGACGACCCCGGCTGCGTCGTCGTTGCCGAAGCGGTGTCGGACGGCGGACAGAGCGGCAAGAGCGAGGACGCGACGCTCGTCGGCTACGCCTTCGCGCTCCCCGAGGAGATGACGTTCATCTGGGACGCCGCCGTCCTCAACGAACTGTTTCTCGACGCCGACTACCGCGGCTCGGGCGCCGCCGACGAACTCATGGACGCTGTGTTGGCCCACGCGCGCTCGCAGGACCTCCCCTTGGACCGAATCGTCCTCGACGTGGACGAGGCGAACGGTCGGGCGCGAGCGTTCTACGAGCGCTACGGCTTCGACCACTGGGGCGAACTGGTCGCGCGCGACCTCTGA